A single window of Gemmatimonadaceae bacterium DNA harbors:
- the asnS gene encoding asparagine--tRNA ligase, translated as MTPRIAELAGHVGQSVTVRGWVTHVRSSGKIAFAVIRDGTGTAQAVFVKSQVAPEVWERFAELTLETSVAVTGEVRAEPRSPGGYELGVTGLEIIGTSPTDYPIQPKEHGIDFLLDNRHLWLRSPRQRAIASVRNELEQAIHDFFYARGFLRVDTPILTAAIGERSGLFSTEYFEEGTAYLAQTGQLYGEAAAAAYGKIYTFGPTFRAEKSKTRRHLTEFWMIEPEVAWNDSEDNMKLQEDFVSYLVQRVLERRQAELKELERDVSKLEAVKAPFPRINYTDAVATLQKKGSTVKWGDDLGAEDEALLVEDYATPVFVINYPKEAKAFYMKENPDDPRTVLCDDCLAPEGYGEIIGGSQREDDYDRLVQRITDEGLPMDAYGWYLELRKYGTFTHAGFGLGLERTVAWICGLQHIREVIAFPRMMYRLRP; from the coding sequence ATGACCCCACGCATCGCTGAACTCGCCGGCCATGTTGGCCAATCCGTCACCGTCCGCGGTTGGGTGACCCACGTTCGTTCCTCGGGCAAGATCGCGTTCGCCGTGATCCGGGATGGCACCGGAACGGCGCAGGCGGTGTTCGTGAAGAGCCAGGTGGCCCCCGAGGTATGGGAGCGGTTTGCCGAGCTGACGCTGGAGACCTCGGTGGCCGTGACCGGCGAGGTGCGCGCCGAGCCGCGCTCGCCGGGCGGCTACGAGCTGGGCGTGACCGGTCTGGAGATCATCGGCACCAGTCCCACCGACTATCCCATCCAGCCCAAGGAGCACGGGATCGACTTCCTGCTCGACAACCGGCATCTCTGGCTGCGCAGTCCGCGCCAGCGGGCCATCGCCAGCGTGCGCAACGAGCTCGAGCAGGCCATCCACGACTTCTTCTACGCGCGCGGGTTCCTGCGCGTGGACACGCCCATCCTCACGGCGGCCATCGGCGAGCGCAGCGGGCTGTTTTCCACCGAGTACTTCGAGGAGGGCACGGCGTATCTGGCGCAGACCGGCCAGCTGTACGGCGAGGCGGCGGCCGCGGCATATGGAAAGATATATACGTTCGGCCCCACCTTCCGCGCCGAGAAGTCCAAGACGCGGCGGCACCTGACCGAGTTCTGGATGATCGAGCCCGAGGTGGCGTGGAACGATTCGGAGGACAACATGAAGTTGCAGGAGGACTTCGTGTCGTACCTGGTGCAGCGGGTGCTGGAGCGGCGGCAGGCGGAGTTGAAGGAGCTGGAGCGCGACGTGAGCAAGCTGGAAGCCGTGAAGGCGCCCTTTCCGCGCATCAACTACACCGACGCCGTGGCCACGCTGCAGAAGAAGGGCAGCACCGTGAAGTGGGGCGACGATCTGGGCGCCGAGGACGAGGCGCTGCTGGTGGAGGACTACGCGACGCCCGTGTTCGTGATCAACTATCCCAAGGAGGCCAAGGCCTTCTATATGAAGGAGAACCCGGACGATCCGCGCACCGTGTTGTGCGACGACTGTCTGGCGCCCGAGGGGTACGGGGAGATCATCGGCGGGTCGCAGCGCGAGGACGACTACGATCGTCTGGTGCAGCGGATCACCGACGAAGGGCTGCCGATGGACGCGTACGGGTGGTATCTGGAACTGCGCAAGTACGGGACCTTCACGCACGCCGGGTTCGGGCTCGGGCTCGAGCGGACGGTGGCGTGGATCTGCGGGCTGCAGCACATCCGGGAAGTGATCGCCTTTCCGAGGATGATGTACCGGCTGCGGCCGTGA
- the mazG gene encoding nucleoside triphosphate pyrophosphohydrolase: MKQPLEDTLALMRDLRKRCEWDAAQTHESLRPYLIEEAHEVDDAIRLGDDGQLKEELGDLLFQVLFHSVVAEERGAFTIDDVAGTFIAKMKARHPHLYGDGVREPWEAQKAKKRERIADGLPSGLPSLHRAFRLQERAAGVGFDWPDVAGPLEKVEEELGEVRAELAAMPERPEHGPLYDNAHGLLEAEMGDLLFAVVNVCRKAGVHPALALDRANAKFTRRFEKIEEKAKARGVDVRTAGLETLDGLWDEAKAEGL, translated from the coding sequence GTGAAACAGCCACTTGAAGATACGCTTGCATTGATGAGAGATCTGCGCAAGCGCTGCGAATGGGACGCGGCGCAGACGCACGAATCGCTGCGCCCCTATCTGATCGAGGAGGCGCACGAGGTGGACGACGCGATCCGCCTGGGGGACGATGGGCAGCTGAAGGAGGAGTTGGGCGACCTGCTGTTCCAGGTGCTGTTCCACTCCGTGGTGGCCGAGGAGCGGGGCGCGTTCACCATCGACGACGTGGCGGGGACGTTCATCGCGAAGATGAAGGCGCGGCATCCGCATCTGTACGGCGACGGGGTGCGGGAGCCGTGGGAAGCGCAGAAGGCAAAGAAGCGGGAGCGCATCGCCGACGGCTTGCCGTCGGGGCTGCCCAGCCTGCACCGCGCGTTCCGGCTGCAGGAGCGCGCCGCGGGGGTGGGGTTCGACTGGCCCGACGTGGCGGGCCCGCTGGAGAAGGTGGAGGAGGAACTGGGCGAGGTGCGGGCCGAGCTGGCGGCGATGCCCGAGCGGCCGGAGCACGGGCCGCTATATGATAACGCTCATGGACTACTGGAAGCCGAGATGGGCGATCTGCTGTTCGCGGTGGTGAACGTGTGCCGCAAGGCGGGGGTGCATCCGGCGCTGGCGCTGGACAGGGCCAACGCGAAGTTCACGCGACGATTCGAGAAGATCGAGGAGAAGGCGAAGGCGCGGGGGGTGGACGTGCGGACCGCCGGCCTGGAGACGTTGGATGGGTTATGGGATGAAGCGAAGGCGGAAGGGCTGTAG